The genomic window CCATCTCCTTGGGCGAAAACCAGTTTTGGTGCGGAACCATAAATCCAAAATGATTATTATCGTTAACATTCATATTTCATCCTTATAAAAAAAATTTATCACATAACCCTGACATGGACAGTTTTATGGCCCTGATATTGCGATCCACTTTTCCGAGGGCAGCAGCATACTCGCGAAGTTTTGTTGCAGTGGTTTTATTTGGGATAAAGTCAGCAATAATGTCATATAATTCGACCCTATCGCTGACTTTTTCAGATTCCAGTTTCGTAAGAATATACTCGATTAACTTATATACTGGGTCTTTCATTTCATCTTTTGGTTCTATGAATTGGGCAGTTCACAGATATAAATCTATCACCTATTGATTTATTGAGGATAGAACTAATTGCTAAAAAACAAATTATTGTTATCATATCTCTCTATGATATGTAATTTTTACACTTTTTAGCAAAAATCAAACAAATTCTATCTTTAAGTAGAAAAATTTTATGAAGCACAAAAGAATAAGGGACAGTAGCTTCGGGCTAAGATTCAGGATATTGCTTGGGTATCATAACCTAACGCTTAGAGACATAAGCGAAGCAACTGGTGCAGCTGTCTCCACTGTCAGCACATGGAAAAATGGAAGAATTCCATCTTCCGAAAAAATTCTAGAAAAAATTGCAAAATTATTCCATGTAACCAAGGAATATCTGACAAACGGTCATAACTGGGACTCCTATGCCGAACGGCCTGTGGCTAAATTGAATGAAATCATTAAGGAAATAGCCGGATCCGAGGCCAAGAAATGTGACAAAGAAAGCTTGAGAGCCAAAATAGAAAAACACTTTTCCGAATACTTGAACCGGGCTGAAACAACACGTTACGGCTTGGAACATACATGGATAGAGATCACGAAACGTTTTCCACTCAGCTTTTTTGATGACATTCCTCCTGGACACGACAGATTAGCCGATGAGGATGAAAAGTTTTAGAA from Puniceicoccales bacterium includes these protein-coding regions:
- a CDS encoding helix-turn-helix domain-containing protein; the protein is MKHKRIRDSSFGLRFRILLGYHNLTLRDISEATGAAVSTVSTWKNGRIPSSEKILEKIAKLFHVTKEYLTNGHNWDSYAERPVAKLNEIIKEIAGSEAKKCDKESLRAKIEKHFSEYLNRAETTRYGLEHTWIEITKRFPLSFFDDIPPGHDRLADEDEKF